The following coding sequences lie in one Candidatus Nitrospira allomarina genomic window:
- a CDS encoding DUF1207 domain-containing protein, which yields MTRPVASLALDSTVLSATHTGLRKWTNVIVFLLCVHSGWMPNAIAVEDSYIAGYAAAVLQHEFNATNASLIVNDGVVTVYAVSLGTLDRTKVQTALESIPGVKRVEVLEGNVDSVTTPTPPSDAITQEIPKPESKFLPNGLLFDPLHADPRWPHFSVAYRDISKGTEPSKTGSANFGETFAIYRNAAPFDGQWEIAFQGGVFSVFDLDASSKDLVNADYTAGLLASYRTGPLSGFLRIHHQSSHLGDEFILNNQPNRINLSFEEIDVKLSYELLEWFRVYGGGGILMNRDPNGLGRGSSQFGAELTSPWTFLSGKIRPVAYADFQINERSNWIINRSLMAGLQFENARIGDRKLQLLMEYYKGASPNGQFYTQQTEWIGIGLHLYY from the coding sequence ATGACCCGACCGGTTGCTTCTCTCGCCCTCGACTCGACTGTTCTCTCAGCGACTCATACAGGATTGCGGAAATGGACTAACGTGATCGTGTTCCTGCTCTGTGTTCATTCTGGATGGATGCCTAATGCCATCGCGGTCGAAGATTCCTACATCGCCGGGTATGCCGCCGCTGTTCTTCAACATGAGTTCAATGCGACCAATGCCTCCTTAATCGTCAATGACGGCGTCGTGACCGTCTATGCCGTTTCGCTCGGGACGTTGGATCGAACAAAAGTCCAGACCGCGCTGGAAAGCATTCCAGGTGTCAAGCGAGTAGAAGTTCTAGAGGGCAATGTCGACTCCGTAACTACCCCAACTCCTCCATCGGATGCGATCACCCAAGAAATTCCCAAGCCCGAGTCCAAATTTCTTCCGAATGGTCTTCTCTTCGATCCGCTTCATGCCGACCCACGTTGGCCGCACTTCTCCGTGGCTTACCGGGACATTTCAAAAGGTACTGAACCGAGCAAAACCGGTTCGGCAAATTTTGGAGAAACGTTCGCGATCTACCGGAATGCTGCGCCATTCGACGGACAATGGGAAATCGCGTTCCAGGGCGGAGTCTTCAGCGTGTTCGATTTGGACGCGTCGTCCAAAGACCTCGTCAATGCCGATTATACTGCCGGCCTTCTCGCCAGTTATCGGACCGGTCCACTTTCGGGCTTCCTTCGCATCCATCATCAAAGTTCACATCTTGGTGATGAATTCATTCTCAATAACCAGCCGAATAGAATTAATTTGTCCTTTGAAGAAATTGATGTGAAGTTGTCCTATGAACTGCTCGAATGGTTCCGGGTGTATGGCGGCGGCGGGATACTCATGAATCGAGACCCCAACGGGTTAGGACGCGGCTCAAGCCAATTCGGGGCCGAATTAACGAGCCCTTGGACGTTCTTGAGCGGCAAGATTCGTCCGGTGGCGTATGCAGATTTTCAGATTAATGAGAGAAGCAATTGGATTATCAACCGTTCATTGATGGCAGGGCTTCAATTCGAAAATGCCCGCATCGGCGATCGCAAACTTCAACTCTTAATGGAGTATTATAAGGGTGCTTCACCCAACGGCCAATTTTATACTCAGCAAACTGAGTGGATCGGAATCGGCCTTCATTTGTATTACTGA
- the pdhA gene encoding pyruvate dehydrogenase (acetyl-transferring) E1 component subunit alpha: protein MAKSTVEHDSNANNFLTLYRDMLLIRRFEEKSAEMYALAKIAGFLHLYIGQEAVAVGCMHAIRPDDYVIASYRDHGHCLAKGSDPKKVMAELFGKATGLCKGKGGSMHLIDVERHFMGGYAIVGGHLPLAVGLAFASRYRKDDRVVLCFFGDGAVPSGHTHEAFNLAALWKLPVIFICENNRYGMGTPVEREMLLYKDIAERARAHGIDAEQVDGMDVLAVKELTERVVKKLRKDPQPYFIEASTYRFMGHSMSDPAHGHYRTKEEVGEARKQDPLIFLKTRILQEGLATEADFKQMDKDVIKTVTESVKFADESPFPEAGALHEDVLIE, encoded by the coding sequence ATGGCGAAGAGTACAGTGGAACACGATTCGAACGCGAACAATTTTCTGACATTGTATCGGGATATGCTGCTCATCCGACGCTTTGAGGAGAAGTCGGCGGAGATGTACGCCTTAGCGAAAATCGCGGGCTTTCTGCATTTATATATCGGGCAGGAAGCGGTCGCCGTGGGATGTATGCATGCGATTCGCCCAGATGACTATGTCATAGCCTCCTATCGTGATCACGGGCATTGTCTGGCCAAGGGGTCGGATCCCAAAAAAGTGATGGCTGAATTGTTTGGAAAGGCCACCGGCTTGTGCAAAGGCAAAGGTGGCTCGATGCATCTCATTGATGTCGAGCGTCACTTTATGGGCGGGTATGCCATCGTCGGTGGGCATTTGCCGCTTGCAGTCGGGCTGGCGTTTGCCTCACGGTATCGGAAGGATGACCGGGTGGTTCTCTGCTTTTTTGGTGATGGAGCGGTTCCCAGCGGACATACGCATGAAGCCTTCAATCTGGCTGCCTTATGGAAGTTGCCTGTGATCTTTATTTGCGAAAACAACCGGTACGGGATGGGGACGCCGGTTGAACGCGAGATGCTGCTGTATAAAGACATTGCCGAACGGGCCAGGGCGCATGGCATTGACGCGGAACAGGTGGATGGGATGGATGTGCTGGCGGTGAAGGAATTGACTGAGCGTGTGGTGAAAAAGTTGAGAAAGGACCCTCAACCCTACTTTATTGAGGCGTCGACCTATCGATTTATGGGCCATTCAATGTCCGATCCCGCTCACGGTCATTATCGAACGAAGGAAGAAGTTGGAGAAGCACGTAAGCAGGATCCATTGATTTTTCTCAAGACCCGGATCCTTCAGGAGGGCCTGGCTACGGAGGCCGACTTTAAGCAGATGGATAAAGACGTGATTAAGACGGTGACCGAATCTGTGAAGTTTGCCGATGAAAGCCCGTTTCCTGAGGCCGGTGCGCTGCATGAAGATGTTTTAATCGAGTGA
- a CDS encoding pyruvate dehydrogenase complex E1 component subunit beta: MLISYREALNQAMREEMQRDSRVFLIGEEVGYYQGAFKVSKGFVEEFGVERVLDTPITEAGFTGLAIGAAMAGLRPIVELMTFNFGILALDQIVNNAAKIRYMSGGQLSAPMVIRGPGSAAHQLAAQHSQSLEAWFCHVPGLKVIAPATPSDAKGLLKSAIRDENPVIFIEAQLLYGTKGEVAEQDYTLPIGKAAVTRTGSDVTIVAYSKMALLALEAAEALSKEGINAEVIDLRSLKPLDTETILESVQKTGRVVIVEEGWEFCGLGAQIAETIYSKGFDLLDGPIVRVAGEEVPMPYARPLEDLAIPDQARVISAVKQIL; encoded by the coding sequence ATGTTGATTTCCTATAGGGAAGCCTTGAATCAGGCGATGCGTGAGGAAATGCAACGGGATTCTCGCGTCTTTTTAATTGGGGAAGAGGTCGGGTATTACCAGGGGGCCTTTAAAGTGAGCAAAGGCTTTGTGGAGGAATTTGGGGTTGAGCGGGTATTAGATACTCCGATTACCGAAGCCGGATTCACCGGGTTAGCCATTGGCGCGGCGATGGCCGGCTTGCGTCCCATTGTGGAATTGATGACTTTTAATTTCGGCATTCTTGCCCTTGACCAGATTGTCAATAATGCGGCGAAAATTCGCTATATGTCCGGAGGCCAGTTGTCGGCTCCCATGGTGATTCGCGGGCCGGGGAGTGCGGCCCATCAATTGGCCGCCCAGCATTCGCAAAGTCTTGAAGCCTGGTTCTGCCATGTTCCCGGACTGAAAGTGATCGCCCCGGCGACGCCCTCCGATGCGAAAGGTTTATTGAAAAGCGCCATTCGTGATGAGAACCCGGTTATTTTTATCGAAGCGCAACTTCTCTATGGCACGAAAGGCGAGGTGGCTGAGCAGGATTACACCCTGCCGATTGGCAAGGCCGCTGTGACCCGAACAGGAAGTGATGTGACCATTGTGGCCTATTCAAAGATGGCCTTGCTGGCGCTTGAGGCCGCGGAAGCTTTATCAAAGGAAGGCATCAATGCCGAAGTTATTGACCTGAGGTCATTAAAACCCTTGGATACTGAAACCATTCTGGAATCTGTCCAGAAAACCGGGCGGGTCGTTATTGTGGAAGAGGGATGGGAGTTTTGCGGGTTGGGCGCTCAGATTGCTGAGACCATCTACTCAAAAGGATTTGATTTGTTAGATGGGCCTATTGTCAGGGTCGCCGGTGAAGAAGTCCCCATGCCGTATGCCCGGCCGCTTGAAGATCTGGCCATTCCGGATCAGGCGCGGGTCATATCGGCGGTGAAACAGATTCTATAA